In Ignavibacteriota bacterium, the genomic window AGAAGAGCGGCAACCTCTCTTGCGATTCCAATGTGACTGAGAGCGTCGGCTCGGTTCGGTGTAATTCCTACTTCAAATACAATGTCATCCTGACCTAAAAATTCTGCCAAGGGAGTTCCGGCTTTCGCCTCCGATTCAAACACAATGATTCCGTCTTTATCCTCACCCAAACCGAGTTCGTATGCAGAACAAATCATTCCGAACGATTCGACGCCGCGGAGTTTGACATTGGAGAGAGTAAATGGCTTTCCATCTGGGTCGTGTTGGTTGTGCGGAACTACCGCGCCGGAAAGTCCGACGGCAACGACTTGTCCGAGAGCAACATTCGGCGCGCCGCAAACAATTTGCAATACTTCGCTTCCGACATCAACCTTACAGACAGTTAACTTGTTTGCATTCGGATGTTTGCTCGCCTCAAGAACTTTTCCGACAACAAACTTTTCGTACTTCGCTCCGAGATATTCGATATCCTCAATCTCAAGACCGACCATTGTTAACTTATGCGCCAACTCCTCCGGCGAGATGATGATATTAACATACTCTTGTAACCACTTTAACGAAACTTTCATAAACTCAATCGCCGCTTAGAATTGTGACAGGAACCGGATGTCATTCTCAAACAATAGTCTGATGTCATCAATGCCATACCTCAACATCGTGATGCGTTCAATTCCCATTCCGAACGCGTAGCCCGTGTACTTTTCCGTGTCGTATCTGACTGAAGTAAAGACATTCGGGTCAACCATCCCGCAACCAAGAATTTCAAGCCAACCTGAACCTTTACAAACACGGCATCCTTTTCCCTGGCAGAGAAAGCATGTAATATCCATTTCTGCGCTCGGCTCTGTGAATGGAAAGAAACTCGGACGGAAGCGATATTTCAAACTGCTCCCGTACAATTGTTTTGCAAATGCAACCAACGTTCCCTTCAACTCTGCAAAATTTACATGCGTGTCCACATACAATCCTTCGACCTGATGGAACAGGCAATAACTGCGCGCGCTTACCGCTTCATTCCGGTAAACACGGCCGGGAATGATAACGCGAATCGGCGGCTGTTGCTTTTCCATAACGCGGATTTGAACAGGCGAGGTGTGCGTTCTGAGAAGAACTTTTTCTGTGATGAAAAAAGTATCCTGCATATCTCGCGCAGGATGGTCGGGTGGGAAGTTGAGCGCTTCAAAATTATGGTAATCATCTTCAATCTCAGGACCGGTTTCTACAGTGAATCCCATTCCCAAGAAAATGCGCTTGATTTCATCAAGCGTCTGCATGAGCGGATGCTTTGAACCAACCCAATGCGTTTTTCCCGGGAGCGATAAATCAATTTTTGAAGTCCGTTTTTGTGTTGTCTGTTCGAGAGCGGCTTTCTTTTCATCAAACTTTGTTTGAACAAGAACACGCAACTCATTCAACGCCTTTCCGACGGATGGTCGTTGGTCTGAAGGAACGTCCTTCAACTTGTCAAACAAATCAGCGATCTGTCCTTTACGGGCAAGAAAGTTGATTCTGAACGCATCGAGCAATTGAACATCGCTCACTCCTTCGAGTTCATTCAAGGCGGTTTGTTTGATTGCGGTTATCGTATCAAGCATGGCACAAGTTCATTTCAAAAATGAAAAATCTTCTTCAAAAATAAAGAACGGGACGAGCAGATGCTCGTCCCTGATTTCAAATATCTTGAAAGAAGATTTACGCTGTTGCAAATTTTACGACTTCAGCGAACGCGTTCGGATGACGCGCTGCCAAATCGGCTAACACTTTTCTGTTGATGTCAACACTCTTTTTATTGAGAGCATCAATCAGGCGTGAGTATGTTGTTCCATACAATCGTGAGGCGGCATTGATACGCGCAATCCACAGTTGACGGAAATCCCGTTTCTTTTTTCTACGGTCGCGGTAGGCGTGTTGTCCCGCCTTATCAAGGTGATGTTTCGCGATCGTGAGGACTTTACTTCGTGCGCCCCAATATCCTTTCGCGCGTTGCAGAAGACGTTTCCGTCTCCGATGCGATGCTACTTTATTTTGTGAACGTGGCATTTCGTTTTCTCCTGTTCAAAGTTATGATTGAATCATGATTGCTATTTTTTTCGACTCGGTCTCATGAACGAGCGTTGATTTACGAAGGTGGCGCTTTCGCTTCGTCGTCTTCGATGTGAGGATATGACTGCGAAATGCTCGCTTACGTTTTACTTTTCCGCTTGCGGTGAGTTTGAAACGTTTTCTTGCACCTGAATTTGATTTTTGCTTTGGCATAATTCAACTATGATTGTGATTCTTTTGATTTAATACTACCTTTTTTCTTCGACCCGCGTTCCGGGGCGAATATCATCGCCATGCTTCGACCTTCTAATTTTGCTTCTTGGTCAACCTTGGCAAAGTCTGCTAAACTTTCCGCAATCCGGGCAAGCAGTACTCTGCCCTGCTCGGTGTACGTCATCTCCCGACCTTTGAACACAACTGTCGCTTTGACTTTGTGTCCGTCTTCAAGAAATTGTTTTGCGTGACGAATTTTGAATTCCACATCGTGGTCATCGGTGTTCGGATGAAAACGCAATTCTTTCAGCAATGTTACTTGCTGATTTTTTCGTTGGATACGTTCTTTCTTTGATTGTTCGTACTTGTACTTGCCGATGTCCATAATTTTACAGACAGGCGGTTGTGCATTCGGAACAATTTCAATCAGATCAAGACCTTGTTGTCTTGCCATGTTCAACGCCTCGGAAGGCGTCATGACTCCAAGCTGACCGCTTTCGTCAATTACCCTGACTTGCTTCGCTTTGATTTCTTCATTTATACGAACTTGATCTGAACCCTTAATAACGTATCTCCTATTGTGGTAACGATTTTGTTAAATATTCTTGTTTAATTTTTTCTGCTAATTCTGCTAATCCCATCACGCCAACATCACCCCGTTTATGTTGACGAACCGAGACTGTCGAAGTTTCTTTTTCTTTCTGACCAACAACAAGCATGAACGGGACTTTCTTGGTTTCCCAGTCACGAATTTTGTAATTAATTTTTTCACTCCGGTCATCCATTTCAACACGGAGACCGTTCACTTTCAAGGCATCATAGACTGACTGAGCATATTCACGTTGTGCATCGGTAATCGGCATGACTGCAACTTGCACAGGCGCCAACCAAACAGGAAACGCTCCGGCAAAATGCTCTGTGATGATTCCGATGAAACGTTCGAATGAACCAAAGATAGCACGATGAATTGCAACAGGACGTTTCCGTGTTCCGTCTTCAGCGACATATTCGAGGTCGAAACGTTCCGGCAACATCACAAAATCAAGTTGAATTGTTGCAACTTGCCATTCACGTCCGATTGCATCTTTAATTTGAATATCAATCTTCGGTCCGTAAAACGCGCCATCTTTTTCTTTGATGGAATATTTCAGACCATTGCTTTCGAGTGCACTTCGTAATGATGCTTCTGCCTGTTCCCACAACGCGGGTTCGCCCATTGCTTCG contains:
- a CDS encoding translation initiation factor IF-3, which codes for MNEEIKAKQVRVIDESGQLGVMTPSEALNMARQQGLDLIEIVPNAQPPVCKIMDIGKYKYEQSKKERIQRKNQQVTLLKELRFHPNTDDHDVEFKIRHAKQFLEDGHKVKATVVFKGREMTYTEQGRVLLARIAESLADFAKVDQEAKLEGRSMAMIFAPERGSKKKGSIKSKESQS
- the rplT gene encoding 50S ribosomal protein L20, whose translation is MPRSQNKVASHRRRKRLLQRAKGYWGARSKVLTIAKHHLDKAGQHAYRDRRKKKRDFRQLWIARINAASRLYGTTYSRLIDALNKKSVDINRKVLADLAARHPNAFAEVVKFATA
- the rpmI gene encoding 50S ribosomal protein L35; amino-acid sequence: MPKQKSNSGARKRFKLTASGKVKRKRAFRSHILTSKTTKRKRHLRKSTLVHETESKKIAIMIQS
- the pheS gene encoding phenylalanine--tRNA ligase subunit alpha; the encoded protein is MLDTITAIKQTALNELEGVSDVQLLDAFRINFLARKGQIADLFDKLKDVPSDQRPSVGKALNELRVLVQTKFDEKKAALEQTTQKRTSKIDLSLPGKTHWVGSKHPLMQTLDEIKRIFLGMGFTVETGPEIEDDYHNFEALNFPPDHPARDMQDTFFITEKVLLRTHTSPVQIRVMEKQQPPIRVIIPGRVYRNEAVSARSYCLFHQVEGLYVDTHVNFAELKGTLVAFAKQLYGSSLKYRFRPSFFPFTEPSAEMDITCFLCQGKGCRVCKGSGWLEILGCGMVDPNVFTSVRYDTEKYTGYAFGMGIERITMLRYGIDDIRLLFENDIRFLSQF